One region of Caldisericum sp. genomic DNA includes:
- a CDS encoding type III pantothenate kinase has translation MVITIDIGNTNIVFGFFERGMLLNTLRIVTDSGRTSDEYRLLISQFMREEKLHGNVDDVIVSSVVPSLTPVFRAVARKLSNKEAILVNSDLPLGIKFDVEEPRFVGADRICDIFEAHKLFPNENAVTVDFGTATTFSVITKDGRFVGGPITIGVLPASTELFRKTAQLPRIELVKPKSAIGKNTVEEMQSGVINGFGGLVDRLIELIEEELGEKVRVIGTGGISHVMEGVARRIEMFDKLLTVKGIYSIYEYVRGI, from the coding sequence ATGGTTATAACGATAGATATAGGAAATACGAATATAGTGTTTGGTTTTTTTGAGAGAGGGATGCTTTTGAATACTTTGAGGATTGTAACAGATAGCGGAAGGACATCCGACGAGTATAGACTTCTTATTTCGCAATTTATGAGGGAGGAAAAACTTCACGGAAATGTCGATGATGTAATTGTATCTTCTGTTGTTCCCTCTCTTACGCCTGTATTTAGAGCAGTCGCAAGGAAATTGTCGAATAAGGAAGCGATTTTAGTAAATTCTGACTTGCCTTTGGGGATAAAATTTGATGTAGAAGAGCCAAGATTTGTCGGTGCTGATAGAATTTGTGATATTTTTGAAGCACATAAACTATTTCCAAACGAAAACGCTGTAACTGTAGACTTTGGAACAGCGACAACATTTTCAGTTATCACTAAAGATGGAAGATTTGTTGGAGGACCAATAACAATTGGTGTGCTTCCTGCTTCAACAGAATTATTCAGGAAAACTGCTCAACTTCCAAGAATAGAACTTGTAAAACCAAAAAGCGCCATAGGAAAGAATACGGTTGAAGAAATGCAGTCAGGTGTTATTAATGGATTTGGTGGTCTTGTTGACAGGCTTATAGAACTCATTGAAGAAGAACTCGGCGAAAAGGTTCGTGTTATTGGGACCGGGGGTATTTCGCATGTTATGGAAGGAGTTGCAAGAAGGATTGAAATGTTTGATAAACTTTTAACCGTGAAGGGTATTTACAGTATTTACGAGTATGTTAGAGGAATTTAA
- a CDS encoding class II aldolase/adducin family protein: MKRQIKEEIANIGKRLYEHELNGSYGGNFSVRDEEYIYITPSGVPKDELDYSDILVIDFSGNVLEGEGKPSTEILFHIKIYKVRSDVNAIIHAHPPYATGFAIANYPIPNDVHEESTLILGDVPVIPYEITSSKELAENIGKAIQDHNALLLANHGALTVGDTLERAFRRMEELENLCKMLTVANMLGGAKPIPQDKLQNLLELKKKRGL, encoded by the coding sequence ATGAAACGACAAATTAAGGAAGAAATTGCAAACATAGGAAAAAGACTTTACGAACATGAACTTAATGGAAGTTACGGTGGAAATTTCTCAGTAAGAGATGAAGAATACATCTATATAACGCCATCAGGGGTTCCAAAAGATGAACTTGACTACTCGGACATCCTTGTAATAGACTTCAGTGGAAATGTGCTTGAAGGCGAGGGAAAGCCATCAACTGAAATCTTGTTTCATATAAAAATCTACAAAGTTAGAAGCGATGTTAATGCAATAATACATGCACACCCTCCATATGCAACGGGGTTTGCTATTGCAAATTATCCGATTCCTAACGATGTTCATGAAGAATCTACCCTCATCTTGGGAGATGTTCCTGTAATTCCTTACGAGATAACATCATCAAAAGAACTTGCAGAAAACATAGGCAAAGCAATTCAAGACCATAATGCCCTTCTGCTTGCAAATCATGGTGCGCTTACAGTTGGTGATACGCTTGAAAGAGCCTTTAGAAGGATGGAAGAACTCGAAAACCTCTGCAAGATGTTAACTGTTGCAAATATGCTTGGTGGTGCAAAACCCATCCCGCAAGATAAACTTCAAAACCTGCTTGAATTAAAGAAAAAAAGAGGCCTTTAA
- a CDS encoding aminopeptidase, which produces MELKYSTKNAWEILSPEDVNSFSDSYKDFISKAKTEREAVKYLKSLAESFGFVDLFNATTSHGKFYAINDNKNILLIRDGELSAEHGFNFVFAHIDSPRIDIKQNPLYEGADVVMFKTHYYGGIKKYQWVTIPLALHGVIILKDGTKLEVSIGENEDDPVFVISDLLPHLARKQMEQNAREVIQGEALDPIVGSIPDKEVDKEKFKTAILKLLHEKYGIVEEDFISSELTLVPAGKARDVGFDRGAIASYGHDDRICGFTGAKALFDAVTPKRTIGVMLFDKEEIGSDGITGAQSDFLDYAVEKYLNLKGIKDVSVREVLHRSYGLSADVNAAVDPLYRDVFDEQNSPIFGHGVVVTKYTGSGGKYSASDASAELVFKVRKLFNEMGVPWQIGELGKVDVGGGGTVAKFMANRGIQVLDVGPALLSMHAPFELASKVDLYSSYLGYKAFLEKFE; this is translated from the coding sequence ATGGAACTTAAGTATTCAACAAAAAACGCATGGGAAATCCTTAGCCCAGAAGATGTCAATAGTTTTAGTGATTCATACAAAGATTTCATAAGCAAGGCAAAAACGGAAAGAGAGGCAGTAAAGTATTTAAAGAGTCTTGCAGAAAGTTTTGGTTTTGTCGATTTGTTTAATGCTACAACTTCTCACGGTAAATTCTATGCAATAAATGATAACAAAAACATACTTCTCATAAGAGACGGCGAACTAAGCGCAGAACACGGTTTTAATTTTGTTTTTGCCCATATTGATTCCCCGCGGATCGACATCAAGCAAAACCCTCTCTACGAAGGCGCTGATGTTGTTATGTTTAAAACCCACTATTATGGTGGCATTAAGAAATACCAGTGGGTTACAATTCCTCTTGCGCTTCACGGTGTTATAATCCTCAAGGACGGGACGAAGTTGGAAGTAAGTATTGGCGAGAACGAAGATGACCCAGTTTTTGTTATTTCGGATTTGCTCCCACATCTTGCAAGAAAGCAGATGGAACAGAACGCAAGGGAAGTTATCCAGGGTGAGGCACTTGACCCAATTGTTGGAAGTATTCCTGATAAAGAAGTGGATAAAGAGAAGTTCAAGACTGCAATACTAAAACTCCTCCACGAAAAATATGGCATTGTTGAAGAAGATTTCATTAGTTCGGAATTGACTCTTGTCCCTGCAGGCAAGGCAAGGGATGTTGGCTTTGATAGAGGTGCAATTGCATCGTATGGTCATGATGATAGGATCTGCGGTTTTACAGGCGCAAAGGCACTTTTTGATGCCGTAACTCCAAAAAGAACAATCGGAGTTATGCTATTCGACAAGGAAGAAATTGGAAGTGATGGCATTACCGGTGCACAATCAGATTTTCTTGATTATGCAGTTGAAAAGTATCTAAACCTGAAAGGGATAAAGGATGTTTCAGTAAGGGAAGTGCTCCACAGGTCTTATGGTCTATCTGCCGATGTTAATGCTGCAGTTGACCCACTTTACAGGGATGTTTTTGATGAACAGAATTCTCCTATTTTTGGACATGGCGTTGTTGTAACCAAATATACTGGCTCTGGTGGAAAATACTCTGCATCTGATGCATCTGCAGAACTCGTCTTTAAGGTTAGGAAACTCTTTAATGAAATGGGTGTGCCATGGCAAATTGGCGAACTTGGAAAAGTTGATGTTGGTGGCGGCGGAACGGTTGCAAAATTTATGGCAAATAGAGGTATTCAAGTGCTTGATGTTGGTCCTGCACTTCTTTCGATGCACGCTCCATTTGAACTTGCTTCAAAAGTCGACCTTTACTCCTCATATCTTGGATACAAAGCATTCCTTGAAAAATTTGAATAA
- a CDS encoding DUF4388 domain-containing protein: MQGNLSDFKLEEIIQSISTSNKSGKLEVDGVMGMYGIYFSNGEIVHANGPYSIGEEAILDVFLEINGQFSFITNIVLPPRTIRKNIFDIIATGISLREENFDIIKQITKTTKMVPNSKNDKEGVELSKDEIKLLKYILDGTPISNIMEQMSMSYVKFLEILKGLLQKEIVTLGG; the protein is encoded by the coding sequence ATGCAGGGAAACTTAAGTGACTTTAAGCTGGAGGAGATAATCCAGAGCATCTCTACAAGCAATAAGTCTGGCAAACTCGAAGTCGATGGAGTCATGGGAATGTATGGTATTTACTTTTCGAACGGTGAGATTGTCCATGCAAATGGTCCTTACTCAATTGGAGAAGAGGCTATTCTTGATGTTTTCCTTGAAATTAACGGTCAGTTCTCCTTTATTACAAACATCGTCCTCCCCCCAAGAACGATAAGAAAAAACATATTTGACATTATAGCAACGGGGATTAGTCTGAGAGAAGAAAATTTCGACATCATTAAACAAATTACAAAAACAACAAAAATGGTTCCGAACAGTAAAAATGATAAGGAAGGTGTAGAACTTTCAAAAGATGAAATAAAATTGTTAAAATACATATTGGATGGGACACCCATTTCTAATATAATGGAGCAGATGTCTATGAGTTATGTAAAGTTTTTGGAAATACTTAAAGGACTTTTACAGAAAGAAATAGTTACTTTAGGAGGATAG
- a CDS encoding roadblock/LC7 domain-containing protein, translating into MEGRLSKVQIVLSEEELKKIEELFGEFLSESEARDIVLLNKSGELLAKSGDITSDVAQNISALAAGVFSATNELARLLGEKEFTITFHQGQETNIHISLITQNALLAMIFDNKLPIGAIRFWAKKTGTEIKPIIEEAEKRAESQTQKVINEDVEKDIEDLF; encoded by the coding sequence ATGGAAGGAAGACTTTCAAAAGTACAAATTGTGCTTAGTGAAGAGGAACTCAAAAAAATTGAAGAACTCTTTGGCGAATTTCTTTCAGAGTCAGAGGCAAGAGACATAGTTTTGCTTAACAAAAGTGGAGAACTTCTTGCAAAAAGTGGCGACATCACTTCAGATGTTGCCCAAAACATATCAGCGCTTGCTGCAGGTGTTTTTTCTGCAACAAATGAACTTGCAAGGCTTTTAGGCGAAAAGGAATTCACTATTACTTTCCACCAGGGGCAGGAAACAAACATTCACATTTCACTTATTACACAAAACGCGCTCCTTGCAATGATTTTTGACAACAAATTGCCCATTGGTGCAATAAGATTCTGGGCAAAGAAAACAGGAACAGAAATAAAACCCATAATAGAAGAGGCAGAAAAGAGAGCAGAGAGTCAAACACAAAAAGTAATAAATGAGGATGTAGAAAAGGACATTGAAGATTTATTCTAA
- a CDS encoding GTPase domain-containing protein, translating to MSTINFAKREISFKIVYYGPAMSGKTTNLRHIYSTIPEKVKGDFTSIATETERTLFFDFLPLELGSIKGFTIRLSLYTVPGQYIYKLTRKSVLRATDGIVFVADSQIEKRQENIDSFQDMIDNLLEFGEDVETMPIILQYNKRDLPNILSIEELQADLNKDNKYQYFEAIAEQGINVMETLKAITKLVVQKA from the coding sequence ATGAGTACCATAAACTTCGCAAAGAGAGAAATTTCTTTTAAGATAGTATATTATGGTCCTGCAATGAGCGGCAAGACTACAAACTTGAGACATATCTATTCAACAATTCCGGAAAAAGTAAAAGGTGATTTTACAAGTATTGCAACAGAAACCGAAAGGACACTATTTTTTGACTTCCTACCACTTGAATTGGGAAGCATAAAAGGATTTACTATAAGACTGAGCCTTTATACCGTCCCTGGACAGTACATATACAAGTTAACAAGAAAGTCTGTCCTAAGAGCAACAGACGGCATCGTGTTTGTTGCTGATTCTCAAATCGAGAAGCGTCAAGAAAACATCGATAGCTTCCAGGATATGATAGATAACCTCTTAGAATTTGGCGAAGATGTTGAAACCATGCCAATTATTCTTCAATATAACAAAAGGGACCTACCCAACATCCTATCCATTGAAGAATTACAGGCAGATCTCAACAAAGATAACAAATACCAATACTTTGAAGCAATTGCAGAGCAAGGCATAAATGTGATGGAGACACTTAAGGCAATTACAAAACTCGTTGTTCAAAAAGCATAA
- the udk gene encoding uridine kinase, whose product MKPTFIGIAGGSGSGKTTVAKMIQKSLGKDKTAIISMDSYYKDFPDLTLEERKKLNYDHPSIFDIELLKKHLEDLKHGIPVKIPVYSFEKYARTGEFEDVYPKPIIIVEGILLFYYDEIRDIFSIKIFVDTDPDVRIIRRIERDVLERGRTLKSVINQYLETVRPMHIQFVEPTKQFADIIIPRGGKNEIAMDIILAKIKSIISEH is encoded by the coding sequence ATGAAACCAACTTTTATAGGCATTGCAGGTGGAAGCGGCTCGGGGAAAACAACTGTTGCAAAGATGATTCAAAAATCCCTTGGCAAAGATAAAACCGCCATAATCTCGATGGATTCGTATTATAAGGATTTCCCGGATTTGACGCTTGAGGAGAGAAAGAAACTCAACTACGACCACCCATCTATTTTTGATATCGAACTTCTAAAAAAGCACCTTGAAGACTTAAAACATGGAATCCCTGTAAAAATTCCTGTTTATTCATTTGAAAAATATGCAAGGACGGGGGAATTTGAGGATGTTTATCCAAAACCTATCATCATAGTCGAGGGGATCCTTCTTTTCTATTACGATGAAATAAGAGATATATTCTCGATTAAGATTTTTGTGGATACAGACCCTGATGTCCGAATCATAAGGAGAATAGAACGAGATGTTCTTGAGAGAGGAAGGACATTAAAATCAGTTATAAATCAGTATCTCGAAACTGTAAGACCAATGCATATCCAGTTTGTAGAGCCAACAAAGCAATTTGCAGACATCATTATCCCTCGAGGCGGCAAAAACGAAATTGCAATGGATATCATTTTAGCAAAGATTAAATCAATTATAAGTGAGCATTAG